In the genome of Palaemon carinicauda isolate YSFRI2023 chromosome 20, ASM3689809v2, whole genome shotgun sequence, one region contains:
- the LOC137659483 gene encoding uncharacterized protein, whose product MAGPTPQDTAVQMPERDATEAQQEESPSPFPRCKSRLFSWRVAGAVLALLVVLGWIFIIVMLILEEKWQLVLVAWLLLYSAAHFCYWYCKRHSLITLHRHIRLRVLTHSGNAENGEKSDRPPTYDEVMKTEAPPPAYFTVVSETSKSASGLSPCVPADVPSVSSCVEKQSQDESTSEKKNKKRNTLSVEIRECPPAYQSPRSPRALSPRILPSIHEAGGSLVTATAAAAAAATATAAFSYLAPDTSEEVDTTEDPIRNPIVQHLRSATMPTLEVSSNVDVSNGSPEEEEEVTRNVRDEIEVVDVHRSSIL is encoded by the exons ATGGCAGGACCTACCCCACAAGACACTGCCGTCCAGATGCCAGAACGTGACGCGACGGAAGCCCAGCAGGAGGAATCGCCGTCGCCCTTCCCCAGATGCAAATCACGTCTTTTCAGTTGGCGTGTGGCCGGTGCTGTCCTGGCCCTCCTGGTTGTGCTCGGATGGATCTTCATCATCGTCATGCTCATCCTGGAGGAGAAGTGGCAGTTGGTGCTGGTGGCATGGTTGCTACTCTACTCTGCCGCCCACTTCTGCTACTGGTATTGCAAGCGCCACAGCCTGATCACGTTACACCGACAC ATAAGGTTACGCGTGCTCACCCATTCGGGAAATGCCGAAAACGGGGAGAAATCTGACCGCCCTCCAACCTACGACGAGGTGATGAAGACTGAGGCCCCTCCCCCAGCCTACTTCACAGTCGTCTCGGAGACATCGAAATCAGCGTCAGGATTGTCCCCCTGCGTCCCAGCGGACGTACCTTCGGTTTCCTCGTGCGTCGAGAAGCAGTCGCAAGACGAATCCACCAGcgaaaagaagaacaagaagaggaaCACCTTATCCGTCGAGATTCGCGAATGTCCACCTGCTTACCAGAGCCCCAGATCTCCTCGAGCCCTCTCCCCAAGGATTCTCCCTTCGATTCACGAAGCAGGTGGTTCCCTTGTGACTGCTACTGCCGCAGCAGCAGCCGCAGCTACGGCCACAGCTGCGTTCTCGTATTTAGCGCCGGACACCTCTGAAGAAGTCGACACGACGGAAGATCCCATCAGAAATCCCATCGTCCAGCACTTGCGGTCGGCGACGATGCCGACTCTGGAGGTCTCTTCCAACGTCGACGTTTCCAACGGAAgtccggaagaagaagaagaggtaacaAGGAATGTCAGAGACGAAATTGAAGTGGTCGACGTACACAGATCGTCGATTTTGTAA